A DNA window from Setaria viridis chromosome 2, Setaria_viridis_v4.0, whole genome shotgun sequence contains the following coding sequences:
- the LOC140222001 gene encoding uncharacterized protein: protein MCCCPSKACCICTLIILVLVAVGLVFGFGIYTRGFHKLTSNIHLDDHHSAGGSFRAYGHFAPPPPY from the coding sequence ATGTGCTGCTGCCCGAGCAAGGCGTGCTGCATCTGCACGCTCATCATTCTGGTGCTGGTCGCCGTCGGCCTCGTCTTCGGCTTCGGCATCTACACCCGCGGCTTCCACAAGCTGACCAGCAACATCCACCTCGACGACCACCACTCCGCCGGCGGCTCCTTCCGCGCCTACGGCCacttcgccccgccgccgccgtactaG